One part of the Bdellovibrio bacteriovorus genome encodes these proteins:
- a CDS encoding CFI-box-CTERM domain-containing protein, with protein MRLPWTGYQHHLRTFALSTLLGGLLLSAPALATITLVSVDGASRIDLATTETKTTLYAGFAGTCTADANSTATCDSCSGETVSSSKLWPCNKKNAYNNLRITIRVQSSNTSAVLADAIIKVGEDTLTPSINPTLADGILNVQVTWGELCQKLGQSGGCVADFSGELSVGFKTTTDSTTTNDLMTFKVMGRVAKTDGSDWVYTNCPTDDITIPAGSGYCYFSAYRGDEKIYADQLARADDYPASTAPGIEYAGPVFFYEKQLDGEDDNTTIARISNASSYIQLVDPERDNRIDGLDNDVRYCMVMANQDKTGIVSYYSPLPGTSGGVDAISLCATPSKVVGLLDDKSCFIATAAFGSDMAPEVQSFRDFRNKYLLSNSIGTKLVKLYYKHSPFYANLIAENEVAKAAVRTALWPLLFFARMSVTFGLWVTLLFAALAGVSVYEMYRRFVAGRRTRGEA; from the coding sequence ATGAGACTTCCATGGACGGGATATCAGCATCACCTTAGAACGTTTGCACTTTCCACCTTGCTGGGGGGACTGCTGCTTTCTGCTCCGGCTCTGGCCACGATCACACTTGTTTCTGTGGATGGGGCTTCTCGCATTGATCTGGCAACAACGGAAACCAAAACCACGCTGTATGCGGGCTTTGCCGGAACTTGCACGGCGGATGCGAATTCCACTGCGACTTGCGACAGTTGCAGTGGCGAAACGGTTTCCAGTTCCAAACTGTGGCCGTGCAATAAGAAAAATGCCTATAACAACCTTCGTATCACGATCCGTGTTCAATCCAGCAACACGTCGGCTGTCTTGGCTGATGCCATCATTAAAGTGGGTGAAGACACGCTGACCCCTTCCATCAATCCGACTTTGGCGGATGGTATTTTGAATGTGCAGGTCACCTGGGGTGAGCTGTGCCAGAAGCTGGGGCAAAGCGGTGGATGCGTGGCGGACTTCAGCGGTGAACTTTCTGTGGGCTTTAAAACCACAACGGATTCCACAACCACCAACGATTTGATGACATTCAAGGTGATGGGGCGTGTGGCAAAAACCGACGGCTCCGACTGGGTCTATACCAACTGTCCGACCGATGACATCACAATTCCTGCAGGCTCGGGTTACTGTTATTTCAGTGCCTATCGTGGGGATGAAAAGATTTATGCCGACCAACTGGCGCGAGCGGATGATTATCCTGCCAGCACGGCACCAGGCATTGAATACGCTGGTCCCGTGTTTTTCTATGAAAAGCAACTGGATGGCGAGGATGACAACACCACTATTGCGCGCATTTCAAATGCCTCCAGTTATATCCAACTGGTGGACCCTGAAAGAGACAACCGCATCGACGGACTGGATAATGACGTCCGCTATTGCATGGTCATGGCCAATCAGGACAAGACCGGTATTGTTTCTTATTATTCTCCACTGCCGGGGACTTCTGGCGGGGTCGATGCCATCAGCCTGTGCGCGACACCTTCGAAAGTCGTCGGCCTTCTGGATGACAAAAGCTGCTTTATCGCCACGGCGGCCTTTGGCAGTGACATGGCTCCGGAAGTTCAAAGCTTCCGTGACTTCCGTAACAAGTACCTTCTTAGCAACAGCATCGGGACGAAATTGGTGAAGCTTTATTATAAGCACAGTCCTTTCTATGCGAATCTGATCGCTGAAAATGAAGTTGCGAAAGCGGCAGTGCGCACGGCTTTGTGGCCTCTGCTGTTCTTTGCCCGCATGAGCGTGACTTTTGGTCTGTGGGTGACCTTGCTGTTTGCGGCTTTGGCAGGTGTGTCCGTTTATGAAATGTACCGTCGTTTTGTCGCCGGTCGCAGAACGCGGGGTGAAGCGTGA